From a single Streptomyces liliifuscus genomic region:
- a CDS encoding zinc-dependent alcohol dehydrogenase family protein produces the protein MRGAVIHAPGDVRFETLDDPKISGPSDAVIRTVATCVCGSDLWPYRGAEPVDEPHPIGHEYVGIVEEVGSEVTNVKPGQFVVGSFATSDNTCPNCLNGWQSSCLHREFMSTCQADYVRIPNAHGTLVATDEQPSGELVPSLLAVSDVMGTGWYAAVAAEVKPGSTAVVVGDGAVGLCGVIAARELGAERIIAMSRHESRQKLALEFGATDIVTERGEEGVARVKDLTDGIGADSVLECVGTAESMRQALHSARPGGNVGFVGVPHDVVVDGQELFFSQVGLRGGPAPVRRFLPDLIDRVLSGRINPGKVFDLTLPLDQVAEGYKAMDERRAIKTLLKP, from the coding sequence ATGCGCGGAGCAGTCATTCACGCCCCCGGCGACGTGCGCTTCGAGACCCTGGACGACCCGAAGATCAGCGGGCCGAGCGATGCCGTCATCCGCACGGTCGCCACCTGCGTGTGCGGCTCGGACCTGTGGCCCTACCGCGGCGCGGAGCCGGTGGACGAGCCTCATCCGATAGGGCACGAGTACGTCGGCATCGTCGAGGAAGTCGGCAGCGAGGTCACCAACGTCAAGCCGGGCCAGTTCGTCGTCGGATCGTTCGCCACCTCGGACAACACCTGCCCGAACTGCCTGAACGGCTGGCAGTCCTCCTGCCTGCACCGCGAGTTCATGAGTACCTGCCAGGCCGACTACGTGCGCATCCCCAACGCCCACGGCACGCTCGTGGCCACCGACGAGCAACCGTCCGGCGAACTGGTGCCCAGTCTGCTCGCCGTCTCCGATGTCATGGGCACCGGCTGGTACGCCGCTGTGGCCGCCGAGGTCAAGCCCGGCTCCACGGCCGTCGTCGTGGGTGACGGCGCGGTCGGCCTGTGCGGGGTCATCGCCGCCAGGGAACTGGGCGCCGAGCGGATCATCGCCATGAGCCGCCACGAGTCCCGACAGAAGCTGGCCCTCGAGTTCGGCGCCACCGACATCGTCACCGAGCGGGGCGAGGAGGGCGTCGCCCGTGTCAAGGACCTCACCGACGGTATCGGCGCCGACTCCGTACTGGAGTGTGTCGGCACGGCCGAGTCCATGCGCCAGGCCCTGCACTCCGCCCGTCCCGGCGGCAACGTGGGCTTCGTGGGCGTCCCGCACGATGTGGTGGTCGATGGCCAGGAGCTGTTCTTCTCCCAGGTCGGCCTGCGCGGCGGACCCGCCCCGGTGCGCCGCTTCCTGCCCGACCTGATCGACCGGGTCCTGTCCGGCCGGATCAACCCGGGCAAGGTCTTCGACCTCACTCTGCCCCTGGACCAGGTCGCCGAGGGCTACAAGGCGATGGACGAGCGCCGCGCCATCAAGACCCTTCTGAAGCCCTGA
- a CDS encoding SDR family NAD(P)-dependent oxidoreductase — protein sequence MTTFALIGAGPGLGLATARRFGTAGHTVALIARNTEKLDSLTAELARGGIKARGFAADVLDIESLAAALYTAGTSLGPVEILQYSPVPRADFMQPVLDTGADDLDAPLAFSVKGPVTAVKAVLPGMRDLGRGTVLFVNGSSAARPNPNVAGTSVAFAAESAYARMLHDALAPQNIHVAQLIVPGAIRPDAEHSSPDVLAQRLYAIHTERDGFRHYSEPLPD from the coding sequence GTGACCACCTTCGCCCTCATCGGTGCCGGCCCCGGCCTCGGGCTCGCCACCGCCCGCCGCTTCGGAACCGCCGGCCACACCGTCGCTCTCATCGCCCGCAACACCGAGAAGCTGGACAGCCTGACGGCCGAGCTGGCTCGCGGCGGCATCAAGGCCCGCGGCTTCGCCGCCGACGTCCTCGACATCGAGTCCCTCGCCGCGGCCCTGTACACGGCCGGGACCTCGCTGGGACCCGTCGAGATCCTCCAGTACAGCCCCGTGCCCCGGGCCGACTTCATGCAGCCGGTCCTGGACACCGGCGCCGACGACCTAGACGCCCCGCTCGCCTTCTCCGTGAAGGGCCCCGTCACCGCGGTGAAAGCCGTCCTGCCCGGCATGCGGGACCTCGGCCGCGGCACCGTGCTGTTCGTCAACGGCTCCAGCGCCGCACGCCCCAACCCGAACGTCGCCGGCACCTCGGTCGCCTTCGCCGCCGAGAGCGCCTACGCCCGCATGCTCCACGACGCGCTCGCCCCGCAGAACATCCACGTCGCTCAGCTGATCGTGCCGGGTGCCATCCGGCCCGACGCCGAACACAGCAGCCCCGACGTCCTGGCCCAGCGCCTGTACGCCATCCACACCGAGCGTGACGGCTTCCGCCACTACTCCGAGCCCCTGCCCGACTGA
- a CDS encoding cyclophilin-like fold protein: MNIRITLDGTPVDATLNDSAAARDFAAQLPLTLNLTDFHQNEKIADLPRRLSTSGAPSGVHPRTGDLAYYAPWGNLAIYYRDGSPSTGNDLIILGHMPESATETLAENDEVNITIEDAS, from the coding sequence ATGAACATCCGGATCACCCTCGACGGCACCCCGGTCGACGCCACTCTCAACGACAGCGCTGCCGCCCGGGACTTCGCCGCCCAGCTCCCCCTCACTCTGAACCTGACTGACTTCCATCAGAACGAGAAGATCGCCGACCTGCCGCGTCGGCTGTCCACGTCCGGTGCCCCGAGCGGAGTCCATCCCCGCACGGGCGACCTCGCCTACTACGCGCCCTGGGGCAACCTTGCCATCTACTACCGCGACGGTTCGCCCAGCACCGGCAACGACCTGATCATCCTGGGGCACATGCCCGAAAGCGCCACCGAGACACTCGCCGAAAACGACGAGGTCAACATCACGATCGAAGACGCCTCCTGA
- a CDS encoding glucose 1-dehydrogenase, whose protein sequence is MNPTYDFTDQVALVTGAGSGMGLATARAFAEAGAAVALTDIDEATLNAAVKELTDSGHRALALTCDVSDEDQVAAALDRTVETFGRLDMAYNNAGIQIPPSDAADEPAERFDRVNAINLRGVWACMKHELRHMRAQGSGAIVNCSSLGGLVGLPGRASYHASKHGVIGLTTSAALEYAPRGIRINAVCPGTINTPMVSDMIAKGELDRAEAEANQPINRLGTAEEIAQAVLWLCSPGAGFVVGVALPVDGGYVAR, encoded by the coding sequence GTGAACCCCACCTACGACTTCACCGACCAGGTTGCCCTCGTCACCGGAGCCGGCTCCGGCATGGGCCTGGCGACCGCCCGCGCCTTCGCCGAGGCCGGAGCCGCCGTCGCCCTCACCGACATCGACGAAGCCACCCTGAACGCAGCCGTCAAGGAACTCACCGACTCCGGCCACCGAGCACTCGCCCTCACTTGCGACGTCAGCGACGAGGACCAGGTCGCCGCCGCGCTCGACCGCACTGTCGAGACCTTCGGCCGCCTGGACATGGCCTACAACAACGCTGGCATCCAGATCCCGCCCAGCGACGCCGCCGACGAACCCGCCGAACGGTTCGACCGCGTCAATGCCATCAACCTGCGCGGGGTGTGGGCCTGCATGAAGCACGAACTGCGGCACATGCGCGCCCAGGGCAGCGGCGCCATCGTCAACTGCTCCTCCCTCGGCGGCCTGGTAGGCCTGCCCGGCCGCGCCTCCTACCACGCCTCCAAGCACGGCGTGATCGGCCTGACCACCAGCGCCGCCCTCGAATACGCCCCGCGCGGCATCCGGATCAACGCCGTCTGCCCCGGCACCATCAACACCCCCATGGTCAGCGACATGATCGCCAAGGGCGAACTCGACCGCGCCGAAGCCGAGGCCAACCAGCCCATCAACCGGCTCGGCACCGCCGAAGAGATCGCCCAGGCCGTCCTGTGGCTGTGCAGCCCCGGAGCCGGCTTCGTGGTCGGCGTCGCCCTCCCCGTCGACGGCGGCTACGTCGCCCGATAG
- a CDS encoding MbtH family protein: MTNPFEDQDANYLVLKNEEGQFSLWPTFVDVPDGWESVFGEAARQACLDFIEQTWTDMRPQSLIDAMNAG, translated from the coding sequence ATGACGAACCCTTTTGAGGACCAGGACGCCAACTACCTTGTTCTGAAGAACGAGGAGGGTCAGTTCTCGCTCTGGCCCACATTCGTCGACGTGCCGGACGGGTGGGAGTCGGTCTTCGGAGAGGCAGCCCGTCAGGCATGCCTCGACTTCATCGAGCAGACCTGGACCGATATGCGCCCCCAGAGCCTGATAGACGCCATGAACGCCGGCTGA